The proteins below are encoded in one region of Colletotrichum lupini chromosome 5, complete sequence:
- a CDS encoding glutamine amidotransferase class-I gives MANPQEVDPPDWRGPDDPDCPYNWPLWKRIYSTSIPAFLCVNVSFASSVYTSGANDVSEKFGVSHTASLLGLSLFLWALGLGAIIAAPVSEYYGRRIVYLSTVPVFGLFILGSGLAQNFTTLIACRFFAGFFGSAVVSVGGGTNADLWPPALAGFVYPFYFVSPFLGPAFGPVIGGFLAEEKDFRWLEWVVLFMVAFNYIYALPQFETYKKTILQKRMRAEKQSDAPQAHSPKVALPSSAIIQRIVLKPFKMLFVESIVLFMTIYMAFNFAVFYSFFAAFPYVFGGHYGFTPGQQGLTFISIALGCVIGFLAVVYIDRKTYPALEAKYGVGAVPPEYRLYGAMVGCALNPASLFWFGWTADKSIYWLSPVIASVPFAVGNIMVYSSGALYIMNSYGSLHGASALSANSLLRYAGGALHTMGSIPTPGQVRLAILVTDEPLPSVSAKLGRFDTIFTTLLKNSCESLDPPQTLESQLALTSYNVVAEDGVDAAYPEPEDVDAVLITGSRHSAYADDEWMVRLTAFTRMLLDEGRVRVIGVCFGHQIVARALGAQVARSPGGWELSVTELELTDEGKKVFGSESLSIYQTHRDAVLGLPSGVTLLAHTKQCPIQALYVPRRFITVQGHPEFSPFMMSEMLQIRHQAGIIPEEPFKDAMSRYSDAHDGVSIGRSFLRFLRE, from the exons ATGGCAAATCCACAAGAAGTTGACCCGCCCGACTGGAGGGGACCAGATGACCCAGACTGTCCATACAACTGGCCGTTGTGGAAGCGCATCTACAGCACCAGTATTCCAGCTTTTCTTTGTGTTAACGT GTCATTCGCCTCTTCCGTCTACACCTCTGGCGCCAACGATGTGTCGGAAAAGTTTGGAGTGTCACATACTGCGTCTCTCCTCGGCCTTTCCCTCTTCCTCTGGGCCCTCGGTCTTGGTGCCATCATAGCCGCACCCGTGAGTGAATACTATGGCCGCAGGATCGTCTATCTCAGCACCGTCCCAGTCTTTGGACTATTCATCCTGGGCTCGGGACTGGCACAGAACTTCACGACACTGATTGCGTGTCGCTTCTTCGCCGGCTTCTTTGGTAGTGCCGTTGTTTCCGTCGGTGGCGGGACGAACGCCGATCTATGGCCACCCGCACTGGCGGGATTCGTCTATCCTTTCTACTTTGTATCTCCATTCCTCGGACCGGCTTTTG GGCCTGTTATCGGCGGCTTTCTGGCTGAGGAGAAGGACTTTCGGTGGCTTGAATGGGTCGTCCTCTTCATGGTGGCCTTCAACTATATCTATGCCCTTCCACAATTCGAGACATACAAGAAGACTATCCTCCAGAAACGTATGCGTGCTGAGAAGCAGTCCGATGCGCCTCAAGCTCATTCGCCAAAGGTCGCCCTCCCTTCGAGTGCAATCATCCAACGTATCGTCCTCAAACCTTTCAAGATGCTCTTTGTCGAGTCCATCGTGCTCTTCATGACCATCTATATGGCATTCAACTTCGCTGTCTTTTACAGCTTTTTTGCAGCCTTTCCCTACGTTTTTGGGGGCCACTACGGCTTCACCCCAGGGCAGCAAGGTCTCACTTTCATCTCTATCGCGCTAGGCTGCGTCATTGGCTTCTTAGCTGTGGTCTACATCGACCGCAAGACCTACCCTGCGCTAGAGGCGAAATATGGAGTCGGCGCGGTGCCCCCAGAGTATCGCCTCTACGGTGCTATGGTCGGCTGCGCGCTCAATCCGGCCAGCCTGTTCTGGTTCGGGTGGACAGCCGACAAGAGTATCTACTGGCTCAGTCCAGTCATTGCGTCTGTGCCGTTTGCCGTGGGCAACATTATGGTCTATAGCAGCGGCGCGCTGTACATCATGAACTCCTATGGTTCGTTGCATGGCGCGAGCGCTCTCAGTGCTAACAGCCTTCTGAGGTATGCGGGCGGAG CACTGCATACAATGGGCTCCATCCCGACTCCTGGCCAGGTCCGACTGGCTATCCTCGTTACCGATGAGCCGCTGCCTAGCGTATCGGCCAAGCTAGGCCGCTTCGACACCATCTTCACGACACTTCTCAAAAATTCATGCGAAAGCCTTGACCCACCACAGACACTGGAGTCTCAGCTGGCGCTAACTTCGTACAACGTGGTGGCTGAAGACGGTGTGGATGCCGCTTACCCCGAGCCTGAGGATGTCGATGCCGTGCTCATCACAGGATCTCGGCATTCGGCTTATGCTGACGATGAATGGATGGTGAGGCTGACGGCTTTCACCCGGATGCTTCTGGATGAGGGCCGTGTTCGCGTCATTGGTGTTTGCTTCGGGCACCAGATCGTTGCTCGCGCCCTTGGTGCACAGGTTGCCCGGTCCCCCGGAGGTTGGGAGCTGTCTGTCACGGAGCTGGAGTTGACAGACGAGGGCAAAAAGGTGTTTGGGTCTGAGAGCCTG AGCATCTATCAGACACATCGCGATGCAGTTCTCGGCCTGCCTTCTGGTGTCACATTATTAGCCCACACCAAGCAATGCCCAATTCAAGCCCTGTATGTCCCTCGGAGGTTCATCACAGTGCAGGGCCACCCTGAGTTCTCCCCTTTCATGATGAGCGAAATGTTGCAGATCCGCCATCAGGCCGGCATTATTCCGGAAGAGCCTTTCAAGGACGCCATGTCAAGGTACTCGGATGCTCACGATGGTGTTTCCATTGGGCGAAGTTTTCTACGCTTCTTGAGGGAGTGA
- a CDS encoding fungal cellulose binding domain-containing protein codes for MKYANLLLAALAAPLQAAFTWKNVKIGGGGGFVPSIQFHPTTKGVAYARTDIGGLYRLNADDSWTPVTDANGFADDSHWNRWGVDALALDPQDPNKVFIAVGMYTNSCSDKGATWSFTDLPFKVGGNMPGRGNGERLAVDPKNSNIIYFGARSGNGLYKSTSFSKVSSFTAVGTFRAGPADNEYSGDIQGINFVTFDSTSAALSGATSRIFVGVAENTTSSVYVSNDAGSTWSAVAGQPGRYFPHKGRIQPTEKALYLTYSDGTGPYDGTSGSVWRYDLTASTWKDITPVAPGSDLYFGFGGLGLDMQKPGTLVVATLNSWWPDAQLFRSTDSGATWKKIWTWGTDGNQNISYAQTSPKAPWIKTNFLDVDTKDLGWMIESLEIDPLDSNHWLWGTGLTIFGGHDLTNWDTGAKVNIQSLADGIEEMSIQELASAPGGSELLVANYDNNGFTFKAKSNLDTSPQTTWTTPMWASSVGVDYAGNKVANVVRVGNTAGTQQLAVSTDGGASWNINCAAGTTQYGGTVAYSADADTILWSTATLGVQRSQNQGSLAVVSSIPAGAIIASDKRNNTVFYGASGSNFYRSTNLGATFATSGSFGSATGIRHVEAHPANAGDVWVSTDVGIFHSTDYGVTFTQVSTALTNTNKIALGKGSGTNWNLYAFGTGSAGRRLYGSADLGASWTDLQGTQSFGAIDSAKLAGSGNEENLVYVGTNGRGAFYASGAIASSGGGATTVAPTSTSRASSSTAAVTSSTSSARSSTLTTSTTVRTSTSSAPAATATNLAPQYGQCGGQGWTGPTQCVSPYTCTVANQWYSQCL; via the exons ATGAAGTACGCTAACCTCCTCCTGGCGGCCCTCGCGGCTCCGCTCCAGGCGGCTTTCACCTGGAAGAATGTCAAGATTGGCGGCGGTGGAGGATTCGTTCCTTCGATTCAATTCCATCCCACAACAAAGGGCGTAGCGTATGCTAGGACCGACATTGGCGGGCTGTATCGCCTCAATGCCGACGACTCGTGGACTCCGGTGACCGACGCCAACGGTTTTGCTGATGATTCTCACTGGAACCGGTGGGGTGTCGATGCTCTTGCGCTGGATCCCCAGGACCCGAACAAGGTCTTCATCGCCGTCGGCATGTATACCAACAGCTG CTCCGACAAGGGCGCGACCTGGTCCTTCACTGACCTGCCTTTCAAG GTCGGAGGCAACATGCCTGGAAGAGGAAATGGCGAGCGTCTTGCAGTAGACCCCAAGAACTCCAACATCATCTACTTTGGTGCCCGAAGTGGTAATGGACTCTACAAGA GCACAAGCTTCTCCAAGGTCTCCTCCTTCACCGCAGTCGGCACTTTCCGTGCCGGACCTGCTGACAACGAGTACAGCGGCGACATCCAGGGTATCAACTTTGTTACTTTCGATTCTACTTCAGCCGCTCTCAGCGGAGCTACTTCTAGGATCTTTGTTGGTGTTGCAGAGAACACCACTTCATCCGTTTACGTCTCTAACGACGCTGGCTCAACTTGGTCGGCAGTTGCCGGCCAGCCCGGCAGATACTTCCCCCATAAGGGAAGGATTCAGCCTACAGAGAAG GCTCTCTACCTCACGTACTCGGACGGTACTGGTCCTTATGACGGTACTTCAGGTTCCGTTTGGAGATACGACCTCACTGCCAGCACTTGGAAGGACATTACCCCTGTCGCGCCAGGCTCCGACCTGTACTTTGGTTTCG GTGGACTTGGTCTTGACATGCAAAAGCCCGGGACCCTTGTCGTTGCCACTCTCAACAGCTGGTGGCCGGATGCGCAACTGTTCAGATCAACTGATTCTGGTGCCACATGGAAGAAGATCTGGACATGGGGTACCGACGGCAATCAAAACATCAGTTATGCTCAAACCAGCCCCAAG GCTCCTTGGATCAAAACCAACTTCCTCGACGTCGATACCAAAGATCTGGGCTGGATGATTGAGTCCCTTGAGATTGATCCTCTCGACTCGAACCACTGGCTTTGGGGAACTGGTCTGACCATTTTTGGTGGTCATGACCTTACCAACTGGGATACAGGCGCCAAGGTTAACATCCAGTCCCTCGCAGATGGCATCGAGGAGATGTCTATCCAGGAACTTGCTAGCGCCCCGGGGGGCTCAGAACTCTTGGTTGCCAACTACGACAACAACGGATTCACTTTCAAGGCAAAGAGCAACCTCGATACATCGCCCCAGACCACTTGGACTACTCCCATGTGGGCTAGCTCTGTTGGCGTTGATTACGCCGGTAACAAGGTCGCCAACGTCGTTCGCGTCGGCAACACCGCAGGAACTCAGCAACTGGCAGTAAGCACCGACGGCGGCGCCTCCTGGAACATCAACTGCGCCGCCGGCACGACGCAGTACGGCGGCACAGTCGCGTACTCCGCCGACGCCGACACGATTCTTTGGTCGACTGCAACTCTCGGAGTGCAGAGGAGCCAGAACCAAGGCTCTCTCGCCGTCGTCTCCAGCATACCAGCCGGCGCCATCATCGCCAGCGACAAGAGGAACAACACCGTCTTCTACGGCGCCTCCGGCTCCAACTTCTATCGCTCCACCAACCTCGGCGCAACATTCGCCACCTCCGGCTCCTTCGGCTCCGCCACCGGAATCCGCCACGTCGAAGCCCACCCGGCCAACGCCGGCGACGTCTGGGTCTCAACCGACGTTGGAATCTTCCACAGCACCGATTATGGCGTCACCTTCACCCAGGTATCCACCGCGCTGACCAACACAAACAAGATCGCTCTCGGAAAGGGCTCCGGTACCAACTGGAACCTCTACGCCTTTGGCACCGGCTCCGCAGGCCGCAGACTCTATGGCAGCGCCGACCTTGGCGCCTCCTGGACGGACCTCCAGGGCACTCAGAGCTTCGGCGCCATCGACAGCGCCAAGCTTGCCGGCTCCGGTAACGAGGAGAACCTGGTCTACGTCGGTACCAACGGACGCGGTGCATTTTACGCCTCTGGCGCTATTGCTTCCTCCGGTGGTGGCGCGACCACTGTCGCGCCGACATCAACTAGTAGGGCTTCAAGCTCCACGGCCGCTGTGACCTCCTCGACTTCCTCTGCTAGATCTTCTACCTTGACTACTTCGACCACGGTCCGAACTTCGACTAGCTCCGCGCCCGCGGCTACGGCGACGAACCTGGCTCCGCAGTACGGGCAGTGCGGAGGACAAGGGTGGACTGGTCCTACGCAGTGCGTGTCGCCGTACACTTGCACCGTCGCAAATCAATGGTACTCCCAGTGCCTTTGA
- a CDS encoding glycosyl hydrolase family 2, which produces MSDISDDYVDISSETDLHLSVYMEKLGRHRRLGSSSSEGSSSTAGPSRQKTTSTVVEAPTHSFPKSLPDWSNLKVLHRNTLPPRSYFFLYNTEEDALTRDTSKSKSLLLSGKWKFHLTTSPFHEPRDFYKTDFDTSEWDDIVVPGMWQCQGYGKGPQYTNLNFPWPVDAPNIPYDDNECGRHVTTFKVGDDFADHQLRLRFEGVDSAFTVWVNGKEVGYSQGARNPSEFDVTDFVKVGEDNLLAVEVYQRCDGTYLEDQDQWWLSGIFRDVYLHAFPKFHPIDYHVHTLLDDDYKDATLKVDVEMSQGAYVDMKLLDADGKLIAKDMKIFDRHNSFDIRVKNPHKWTAETPYLYTLVLNFKKCSLVQRVGFRRAELIKGVFSVNGDPIKIRGVNRHEHHPDSGRAVPYDFLKRDLLLMKHFNVNGIRTSHYINDPRLYDLADELGIWILDEADLECHGFGVLGNAGDSWATDNPDWREAYEDRARQMVQRDKNHASVILWSLGNESFYGQNHQHMYDVIKSIDKSRLVHYEGDWNASTADIYSRMYASAEDIINTASQKDWAKPLVLCEYIHAMGNGPGGIKEYIDAFYKYPRLMGGFVWEWANHGLRTTNDDGEEYMGYGGDFGDVPNDYNFVFDGLCFANHTPTPGLVEYGKAIEPVQTLEIKGNEVTIINRYDIVSLDHLTATWHIVADGMVIGGDQEVEIPKGIKPHTKAHLKIKGLPKNLTAEAYLHIDFFLTKGTNWAQKGHRVAFGQVALSKAPSMATILSSLSNPFLDPVPTIQQTSPSLLSITSATGLSTWGLDLQLGTLTSWRQASHPHIELLTTPFVVDFYRALTDNDRGGRFGQQWEDRRLHQTSHNIKRVEWRKEKHGLIVNVHSRIAPPVLAWGVDIYTTYTFHGEAIYIKIKGKPSGPLVPDTFARIGFTFGLKNVEKVAWWGRGPGESYSDKKMAQAFGNWEETVDDLFVDYEFPQDGGNRTDVRWVEFRGQLPDEEGVVDKSKPAERLIRARYGDLEGASFSAMHYTTKDLDECKHPYELHKRKREDTVVRLDWAHHGLGTGSCGPATLPQYELKSKDFEFELVLD; this is translated from the exons ATGTCCGACATCTCCGATGACTACGTCGACATCTCTTCCGAGACTGACCTCCATCTGAGTGTCTACATGGAGAAGCTAGGCCGCCATCGTCGTCTAGGTAGCTCGTCAAGTGAGGGATCATCATCCACAGCCGGACCCTCCAGACAAAAGACAACCTCCACTGTTGTTGAAGCTCCAACTCACTCGTTCCCGAAGAGCCTTCCCGATTGGAGCAACCTCAAAGTGCTCCATCGAAACACCCTTCCACCACGGAGCTACTTCTTCCTGTACAATACCGAAGAGGACGCCCTTACTAGGGATACATCCAAGTCCAAGTCACTCCTACTTTCCGGAAAATGGAAATTCCACCTGACAACATCGCCTTTCCATGAACCTCGGGACTTCTACAAGACCGACTTTGACACCTCGGAGTGGGACGACATTGTCGTACCTGGCATGTGGCAATGCCAGGGCTACGGCAAGGGTCCTCAATATACCAATCTCAACTTTCCCTGGCCCGTTGATGCGCCCAACATTCCCTACGATGACAATGAATGCGGCCGACATGTGACGACCTTCAAAGTTGGTGACGACTTTGCGGACCACCAGCTGAGACTACGCTTCGAGGGTGTCGACTCTGCCTTCACCGTCTGGGTCAATGGCAAGGAAGTCGGCTATTCCCAAGGAGCTCGTAATCCCAGCGAGTTCGACGTCACGGACTTTGTCAAGGTCGGCGAGGACAACCTTCTAGCCGTCGAGGTCTACCAGAGATGCGACGGCACATACCTCGAGGATCAGGACCAGTGGTGGCTCAGCGGCATTTTCAGAGATGTCTACCTCCACGCTTTCCCCAAGTTCCATCCAATCGACTACCACGTTCACACTCTGCTGGACGATGACTACAAGGATGCCACCTTGAAGGTCGACGTCGAGATGAGCCAGGGCGCTTACGTCGATATGAAGCTCCTCGACGCTGATGGCAAGCTCATCGCCAAGGACATGAAGATCTTTGACCGACACAATAGCTTCGACATCCGCGTCAAGAACCCACACAAGTGGACGGCCGAGACTCCATACCTCTACACCCTAGTCCTCAACTTCAAGAAGTGCAGCCTGGTTCAGCGCGTGGGTTTCCGTCGCGCGGAGCTGATCAAGGGAGTCTTCAGCGTGAACGGCGATCCCATCAAGATCCGTGGCGTGAACCGCCACGAGCACCACCCAGACTCGGGCCGCGCCGTGCCTTACGACTTCTTGAAGCGCGACCTGCTTTTGATGAAACACTTCAACGTCAACGGCATCCGTACCTCTCACTACATCAATGACCCCCGCCTCTACGACCTCGCAGACGAGCTCGGTATTTGGATCCTCGACGAGGCTGACCTTGAGTGCCACGGCTTCGGCGTCCTCGGAAACGCGGGCGACAGCTGGGCCACAGATAACCCAGATTGGAGAGAGGCCTACGAGGATCGCGCGAGGCAGATGGTCCAGCGCGACAAGAACCACGCCTCGGTCATCCTGTGGTCTTTGGGCAACGAGTCCTTCTATGGGCAGAACCACCAGCACATGTACGACGTGATCAAGAGTATCGACAAGTCACGTCTGGTACACTACGAGGGTGACTGGAATGCGTCGACGGCGGATATCTACAGCAGGATGTACGCCTCTGCCGAGGACATTATCAACACGGCGTCACAGAAGGACTGGGCCAAGCCGCTCGTGCTGTGCGAGTACATTCACGCCATGGGCAACGGCCCCGGTGGTATCAAGGAGTACATTGACGCCTTCTACAAGTATCCGCGATTGATGGGAGGTTTTGTCTGGGAATGGGCCAACCAC GGCCTCCGTACGACGAACGATGATGGTGAGGAATACATGGGCTACGGGGGTGACTTTGGCGATGTCCCCAACGACTACAACTTTGTCTTTGACGGTCTCTGCTTCGCCAATCACACGCCTACCCCGGGCCTGGTCGAGTATGGCAAGGCCATTGAGCCCGTTCAGACGCTCGAGATCAAGGGCAATGAGGTCACCATCATCAACCGCTACGATATCGTATCCTTGGACCATCTCACAGCCACCTGGCACATCGTTGCGGACGGTATGGTCATCGGCGGCGACCAGGAGGTCGAAATCCCCAAAG GCATCAAACCTCACACCAAGGCGCACCTCAAGATCAAGGGTCTTCCCAAGAACCTCACCGCCGAGGCCTACCTCCACATCGACTTCTTCCTCACCAAAGGCACAAATTGGGCCCAAAAAGGCCATCGTGTCGCCTTTGGCCAAGTCGCCCTCTCCAAGGCCCCCTCCATGGCCACAATCCTCTCCTCCCTCTCCAACCCCTTCCTCGACCCCGTTCCCACCATCCAGCAAACCTCTCCCTCCCTACTCTCTATCACCTCCGCAACTGGCCTCTCAACCTGGGGCCTCGACCTCCAACTCGGCACCCTTACCTCCTGGCGTCAAGCCTCTCATCCTCATATCGAGCTTCTAACCACACCCTTCGTCGTGGACTTTTACCGCGCCCTCACCGACAACGACCGCGGTGGCCGCTTCGGGCAGCAATGGGAGGATCGCCGACTGCACCAGACAAGCCACAACATCAAGCGCGTAGAATGGCGCAAGGAGAAGCACGGTCTTATCGTCAACGTCCACTCCCGCATCGCGCCGCCCGTCCTCGCGTGGGGCGTCGACATCTACACCACCTACACCTTCCACGGCGAGGCCATCTACATCAAGATAAAGGGCAAGCCCAGCGGTCCGCTGGTGCCGGATACCTTTGCCCGCATCGGCTTCACTTTCGGCCTCAAGAACGTGGAGAAGGTCGCGTGGTGGGGCCGTGGGCCCGGCGAGAGCTACTCGGACAAGAAGATGGCGCAGGCCTTTGGGAACTGGGAGGAGACGGTCGACGACCTGTTTGTGGACTACGAGTTCCCGCAGGACGGCGGCAACAGGACCGATGTCCGGTGGGTCGAGTTCCGCGGACAGCTGCCCGATGAAGAGGGCGTGGTCGACAAGAGCAAGCCCGCCGAGCGTCTCATTCGCGCCCGCTACGGCGATCTGGAAGGTGCCTCGTTCTCGGCCATGCACTACACCACCAAGGACCTGGACGAGTGCAAGCACCCGTACGAGCTGCACAAGCGCAAGCGGGAGGACACGGTCGTCAGGCTGGACTGGGCGCATCACGGTCTCGGTACGGGGTCCTGTGGGCCGGCGACGCTGCCGCAGTATGAGCTCAAGAGCAAGGATTTTGAGTTTGAGCTTGTTCTGGATTAG